From a region of the Dermatophagoides farinae isolate YC_2012a chromosome 3, ASM2471394v1, whole genome shotgun sequence genome:
- the LOC142597433 gene encoding uncharacterized protein LOC142597433, translating into MGPTRKPTAKKIIKVSEKASPITENIRVSTASPVMSKQTIEIMEDDSNEQPMTNIDFTQPSTSRHIVTQPITTSHNIATTSHMNVNVMPQRHTSRHNIITSNVNTSTNAQYTSNTVPPSTIYMPTQSQTQYTSQQYTQPQQQIPHHTQTYGTSSFDYRYLQSTVLSRPPTPVQLSSSHTHMPLSTQQPLTTTITRTNPLNSNLQQPVITEDIHYITDALGMAMDLKGNISTEKKFQTITALKIAINLHTENQALKEQLSTNAKRKRHIYDEEKESILGDDEDSLDSIAEMKMCILDLKHSVKNLTEIIMGQKNNNVTNTKVNKPVSFADIVKENKSASTPRHQTVISVIDNTDTTITRKVLSDLIQPAKHGIDMTGAQGLSNGKMILDFRDEQSKNKFNNIAVATNKIIAEPPRKLAPTIFLKGVRKDIDKNMIPEMFASFNHLIEQHVTSNNLEIKNLVQIVNERTNFRNSDRLINYGVTVDPKIRDIIINDMAGKIILDFSMVHVEDMSPLRQCYRCYGFNHKAEKCQLKPEDQLCFHCSGRHHFNLCPNKHLEPRCTNCVKTGIKDNIFHSSVSKTCPVYTRMLMRIANKIQYN; encoded by the coding sequence ATGGGCCCCACCCGTAAACcgacagcaaaaaaaatcataaaagtTAGTGAGAAAGCATCTCCAATAACAGAAAATATCAGAGTGTCAACAGCATCTCCAGTCATGAGCAAACAAACCATAGAAATCATGGAGGATGACTCAAACGAACAACCAATgacaaacattgattttaCGCAACCATCCACCAGCAGACATATTGTTACACAACCAATCACCACTTCACACAATATCGCAACAACATCACACATGAATGTCAACGTTATGCCTCAACGTCATACATCAAGACATAACATAATCACAAGCAATGTAAATACATCAACAAATGCCCAATATACATCCAATACAGTGCCACCGTCCACAATCTATATGCCGACACAATCACAGACACAGTACACGTCACAACAATACACacagccacaacaacaaatcccgcatcacacacagacatacggcacttcatcatttgattatcgGTACTTACAATCCACAGTTTTGTCTAGACCTCCGACGCCTgtacaattatcatcatcacacaccCACATGCCGTTATCAACACAACAACCGTTAACGACAACCATCACTCGCACAAACCCActtaattcaaatttacaACAACCAGTGATAACAGAAGACATCCACTACATCACTGATGCATTAGGAATGGCCATGGATCTTAAAGGAAACATCAGCacggagaaaaaatttcaaacaataacGGCCTTGAAGATCGCAATCAATTTGCATACCGAAAACCAGGCATTAAAAGAGCAACTGTCAACCAACGCCAAGCGTAAGCGACATATCTACgacgaagaaaaagaaagtaTTCTAGGCGACGATGAAGACAGTCTCGACTCCATtgcagaaatgaaaatgtgtaTCCTGGATCTAAAACATAGTGTTAAAAATTTGACCGAAATTATAATGGGCCAAAAGAACAACAACGTAACCAACACCAAGGTGAATAAACCGGTTTCTTTTGCCGACATCGTAAAAGAAAACAAGAGTGCATCCACGCCTAGACACCAGACTGTGATTTCAGTAATCGACAACACCGACACCACCATAACCAGAAAAGTGCTATCCGACCTGATTCAACCAGCAAAACACGGCATTGATATGACTGGAGCTCAAGGTCTATCCAATGGCAAGATGATTCTAGATTTCCGAGATGAGCAgagcaaaaataaattcaacaacatcgcTGTAgctacaaacaaaattattgctGAACCACCCAGAAAATTGGCTCCAACGATCTTCCTGAAAGGGGTGAGGAAAGATATTGACAAAAACATGATTCCAGAAATGTTCGCGAGCTTCAACCACCTAATCGAACAACATGTTACCAGCAATAATCTGGAAATCAAAAACCTGGTTCAAATCGTGAATGAACGTACGAATTTTCGTAACAGTGATCGGCTAATCAATTACGGTGTTACTGTCGATCCCAAGATCcgtgatatcatcatcaacgatatGGCTGGAAAAATCATTCTCGACTTCTCAATGGTCCACGTCGAAGACATGTCTCCTCTGCGGCAGTGTTACCGATGTTACGGATTTAATCATAAGGCTGAAAAATGCCAGCTGAAACCGGAAGACCAGCTCTGCTTTCATTGTAGTGGacgtcatcattttaatctATGTCCAAATAAGCATCTGGAGCCTCGATGCACCAACTGTGTGAAAACTGGCATCAAGGACAACATCTTCCATAGCAGTGTGAGTAAAACATGTCCCGTCTACACCAGAATGCTAATGCGTATTgccaacaaaattcaatataattaa